In the Neofelis nebulosa isolate mNeoNeb1 chromosome 11, mNeoNeb1.pri, whole genome shotgun sequence genome, one interval contains:
- the SKOR2 gene encoding SKI family transcriptional corepressor 2, translating to MASSPLPGPNDILLASPSSAFQPEALSQPRPGHANLKPNQVGQVILYGIPIVSLVIDGQERLCLAQISNTLLKNFSYNEIHNRRVALGITCVQCTPVQLEILRRAGAMPISSRRCGMITKREAERLCKSFLGENRPPKLPDNFAFDVSHECAWGCRGSFIPARYNSSRAKCIKCSYCNMYFSPNKFIFHSHRTPDAKYTQPDAANFNSWRRHLKLTDKSPQDELVFAWEDVKAMFNGGSRKRALPQPGAHPACHPLSSVKAAAVAAAAAVAGGGGLLGPHLLGAPPPPPPPPPLAELAGAPHAHHKRPRFDDDDDSLQEAAVVAAASLSAAAASLSVAAASGGAGAGGGGAGGGCVTSVGAGAGAAAGAKGPRSYPVIPVPSKGSFGGVLQKFPGCGGLFPHPYTFPAAAAAFGLCHKKEDAGAAAEALGGAGSAGAAPKAGLSGLFWPAGRKDAFYPPFCMFWPPRTPGGLPVPTYLQPPPQPPSALGCALGESPALLRQAFLDLAEPGGAGGSADAAPPPGQPPPVVANGPGSGPPPPAGGAGARDTLFESPPGGSGGDCSAGSTPPADPGAVSGAGAAAAGAGPAGARVPAPHHPHLLEGRKAGGGSYHHSSAFRPVGGKDDAESLAKLHGASAGAPHSAQAHHHHHHHHPHHHHHHHPPQPPSPLLLLPPQPDEPGSERHHPAPPPPPPPPPPLALQPHHRGLLSPGGTSCSYPSEDSSEDEDDEEEEQEVDVEGHKPPEGEEEEEEGRDPDDDEEEDEETGILLGDPLVGGGRYLQGRGLSEKASSRDRAPAAAGAFPLALNSSRLLQEDGKLGDPSGSDLPPPPPPPLASQKAGGGGGSSPGSPVHHPSLEEQPSYKDNQKTKENNQVILPTKDDSNFSDKNKDHSFFITDSDASGGDFWRERSGEHTQETNSPHSLKKDVENMGKEELQKVLFEQIDLRRRLEQEFQVLKGNTSFPVFNNFQDQMKRELAYREEMVQQLQIIPYAASLIRKEKLGAHLSKS from the exons ATGGCTTCCAGCCCGCTGCCGGGGCCCAACGACATCCTGCTGGCATCGCCGTCGAGCGCCTTCCAGCCCGAAGCGCTGAGCCAGCCGCGGCCGGGCCACGCCAACCTCAAACCCAACCAGGTGGGCCAGGTGATCCTCTACGGCATTCCCATCGTGTCATTGGTGATCGACGGGCAGGAGcgcctgtgcctggcacagatctCCAACACTCTCCTCAAGAACTTCAGCTACAACGAGATCCACAACCGTCGTGTGGCGCTGGGCATCACGTGCGTGCAGTGCACGCCGGTGCAGCTGGAGATCCTGCGGCGCGCCGGAGCCATGCCCATCTCATCGCGCCGCTGCGGCATGATCACCAAGCGTGAGGCCGAGCGCTTGTGCAAGTCGTTCCTGGGCGAAAACAGGCCGCCCAAGCTGCCCGACAACTTCGCCTTCGACGTGTCTCACGAGTGCGCCTGGGGCTGCCGCGGTAGCTTCATCCCCGCGCGCTACAACAGCTCCCGCGCCAAGTGCATCAAATGCAGCTACTGCAACATGTACTTCTCACCTAACAAGTTCATCTTCCACTCCCACCGTACGCCCGACGCCAAGTACACGCAGCCGGACGCAGCCAACTTCAACTCTTGGCGCCGTCATCTCAAGCTCACCGACAAGAGTCCCCAGGACGAGCTAGTCTTCGCCTGGGAGGACGTCAAGGCCATGTTCAACGGCGGTAGCCGAAAGCGCGCGCTGCCCCAGCCCGGCGCGCACCCCGCCTGCCACCCGCTCAGCTCGGTCAAGGCGGCCGCCGTGGCAGCGGCGGCTGCGGTGGCTGGAGGCGGGGGACTGCTGGGTCCGCACCTGCTGggggcgcccccgcccccgccgccgccgccacccctGGCCGAGCTGGCGGGCGCGCCCCACGCCCATCACAAGCGGCCGCGCTTCGACGACGACGACGACTCGTTGCAGGAGGCGGCCGTTGTGGCCGCCGCCAGTCTctcggccgccgccgccagcCTCTCTGTGGCCGCGGCCTCGGGCGGcgccggggcgggagggggcggcgcCGGGGGCGGCTGCGTGACCAGCGTTGGCGCCGGCGCGGGCGCGGCGGCTGGCGCCAAAGGCCCGCGCAGCTACCCGGTCATCCCGGTGCCCAGCAAGGGCTCGTTCGGGGGCGTGCTGCAGAAGTTTCCCGGCTGCGGGGGGCTCTTCCCGCATCCTTACACCTTCCCGGCCGCAGCCGCCGCTTTCGGCTTGTGCCATAAGAAGGAGGACGCGGGCGCTGCGGCCGAGGCCCTGGGGGGCGCGGGCAGCGCGGGCGCGGCGCCCAAGGCCGGCCTGTCCGGCCTCTTCTGGCCCGCGGGCCGCAAGGACGCTTTCTACCCGCCCTTCTGCATGTTCTGGCCTCCGCGGACCCCAGGCGGGCTTCCCGTGCCCACCTACCTGCAGCCCCCGCCCCAGCCGCCCTCGGCTCTCGGCTGCGCGCTTGGAGAAAGCCCCGCCTTGCTGCGCCAGGCCTTCCTGGACCTGGCCGAGCCCGGCGGCGCCGGTGGGAGCGCTGATGCCGCTCCCCCGCCAGGTCAGCCCCCTCCGGTCGTGGCCAATGGCCCGGGCTCCGGCCCTCCGCCTCCGGCTGGGGGCGCGGGTGCTCGCGACACTCTCTTCGAGTCGCCCCCGGGCGGCAGCGGCGGGGACTGCAGCGCGGGCTCCACGCCGCCAGCCGACCCCGGCGCCGTGTCCGGTGCAGGGGCCGCGGCCGCCGGCGCGGGCCCCGCGGGAGCCCGAGTGCCGGCACCCCACCATCCGCACCTCCTGGAGGGGCGTAAGGCAGGCGGAGGCAGCTACCACCATTCGAGCGCCTTCCGGCCGGTGGGCGGCAAGGACGACGCGGAGAGCCTGGCCAAGCTGCACGGGGCGTCAGCGGGAGCGCCACACTCGGCCCAAGcgcatcaccaccatcaccatcaccacccgcaccaccaccatcatcatcacccccCGCAGCCGCCGTCACCGTTGCTGCTACTGCCCCCGCAGCCCGACGAGCCGGGTTCTGAGCGCCACCacccggccccgccgccgcccccgcccccgccgcccccgctgGCCTTGCAGCCGCACCACCGAGGCCTTCTGTCCCCCGGGGGCACCAGCTGCAGCTACCCCAGCGAGGACAGCTCCGAGGACGAGGACGACGAGGAAGAAGAGCAGGAGGTGGACGTGGAGGGCCACAAACCCCCCGAGGgcgaagaagaggaggaagaaggtcgAGACCCCGACGACGACGAGGAGGAAGACGAGGAGACGGGGATCCTGCTAGGGGACCCCTTAGTCGGGGGCGGCCGCTACCTCCAGGGCCGAGGGCTGTCAGAGAAGGCGAGCAGCCGGGACCGCGCCCCGGCCGCGGCGGGCGCTTTCCCACTCGCCCTGAACTCCTCCAGGCTGCTGCAGGAGGACGGGAAACTGGGCGACCCCAGCGGCTCagacctgcccccgcccccgcccccgcctctggCCTCCCAGAAAGCTGGCGGCGGCGGTGGCAGCAGCCCGGGCAGCCCGGTCCACCATCCATCACTGGAGGAGCAGCCCTCCTACAAAGAT aatcagaaaactAAGGAAAATAACCAAGTTATTTTACCTACAAAGGATGACAGCAACTtttcag ATAAGAACAAGGATCATAGCTTTTTCATCACAGACTCTGATGCTTCCGGAGGAGATTTTTGGAGAGAAAGATCAG